In Leishmania major strain Friedlin complete genome, chromosome 34, the following proteins share a genomic window:
- a CDS encoding cytochrome p450-like protein, whose amino-acid sequence MTPTVSPVQAAAAIATVGFLAYATTRMLQALYSAPPNIPEPAIPPNSEDGLVWSVIKRVLYRHFYVVRKGDPLKTLQRWCVEFDYKPFVMKIFFRPHVVLSSPVDIEHVLLRADTKFYKDTGYDIVRIVVGRVGLLAVGNKAQHAVHRRILMPIFRSQNIRGVANEIIRMHALRMMGGLFHLIQCGGEQDAVVNLSDHVFRMALSAIGEAAFRASRSESLRVRGHFDVMMKMSRVNYFCPYLKSSAQRNARNTLKEMSVELLDKNMQINQIGTRRCVMDALIDELYVHFSMDDVLDHVVTFLFAGHDTVSHTLEFLFALLGTNTEVQERLYEALEDLMPSICTCPTVQELMECDYLVAIVKEVLRMYPAAPIIYRDAAEDVYLPGSAVVIPKGMTVVITLSALQRNTHVYGDDVDVFRPERWLGEEGEALRKRCGRCGYIPFSCGKRSCIGQELGYLELLVVTALMGRHLKMELVGKFPEARYNITIAVSHSVSMRITARDGIPVSEVYERIANVLDLNDEDAGSARNVTRGV is encoded by the coding sequence ATGACCCCCACTGTCTCGCCAGtccaggcggcggcggccattGCGACTGTCGGCTTTCTCGCCTATGCCACCACGCGGATGCTGCAGGCATTGTACTCTGCACCGCCGAATATTCCAGAGCCGGCGATTCCGCCCAACTCCGAGGACGGTCTGGTCTGGAGCGTGATCAAGCGTGTCCTCTACCGCCACTTCTACGTCGTCCGCAAGGGCGACCCGTTGAAGAcactgcagcggtggtgcgtgGAGTTCGATTACAAACCGTTCGTCATGAAGATCTTCTTTCGCCCACATGTGGTGCTCTCCAGCCCGGTCGACATTGAGCACGTGTTGTTGCGCGCCGACACGAAGTTCTACAAGGACACCGGCTACGACATCGTGCGCATCGTCGTCGGCCGCGttggcctcctcgccgtcggcaACAAGGCACAACACGCCGTACACCGCCGCATCCTGATGCCCATTTTCAGGTCGCAGAACATTCGCGGGGTTGCGAATGAGATCATTCGCATGCACGCCCTGCGCATGATGGGCGGGCTCTTCCATCTCATCCAGTGCGGCGGTGAGCAGGACGCCGTGGTGAACCTGAGCGACCACGTCTTCCGCATGGCGCTCTCCGCCATAGGCGAGGCGGCCTTCCGCGCCTCCCGCAGCGAgtcgctgcgcgtgcgcggacACTTCGATGTGATGATGAAGATGTCCCGCGTGAACTACTTCTGCCCGTATCTCAAGTCATCCGCCCAGCGGAATGCACGCAACACCCTGAAGGAGATGAGCGTGGAGTTGCTGGATAAGAACATGCAGATTAATCAGATTGGTACGCGGCGGTGTGTGATGGACGCGCTGATCGATGAACTGTACGTGCATTTCAGCATGGACGACGTGTTGGATCACGTCGTCACGTTTTTGTTTGCCGGCCACGACACGGTGAGTCACACGCTGGAGTTTCTGTTTGCGCTCCTGGGTACGAACACGGAGGTGCAGGAGCGTCTCTACGAGGCCCTTGAAGACTTGATGCCCTCCATCTGCACCTGCCCCACCGTGCAGGAGCTTATGGAGTGCGACTATCTTGTCGCCATCGTGAAGGAGGTTCTGCGAATGTACCCGGCGGCACCTATCATCTACCGCGACGCAGCCGAGGATGTGTACCTACCCGGATCTGCGGTTGTGATCCCGAAGGGCATGACGGTTGTCATCACGCTTTCCGCTCTGCAGCgcaacacacacgtatacgGCGATGACGTTGACGTGTTCCGCCCCGAGCGGTGGCttggcgaagaaggcgaggcgctgcgcaaaCGCTGCGGCCGTTGCGGCTACATCCCCTTCAGCTGCGGCAAGCGCAGCTGCATTGGCCAGGAGCTCGGCTACCTGGAGTTGCTCGTCGTGACGGCGCTGATGGGTCGCCACTTGAAGATGGAGCTGGTCGGCAAGTTTCCAGAGGCGCGGTACAACATTACCATAGCCGTGAGCCACTCAGTCTCCATGCGCATCACCGCCCGCGATGGCATTCCCGTTAGCGAGGTTTACGAGCGCATCGCCAACGTACTTGACCTcaacgacgaggacgccgggTCTGCCCGTAACGTGACCCGGGGAGTGTAA